From a single Papilio machaon chromosome 19, ilPapMach1.1, whole genome shotgun sequence genomic region:
- the LOC106715184 gene encoding acyl-CoA-binding domain-containing protein 5, with product MSIEEKFNAAVNVIRSLPKSGSYQPSNELMLRFYSYYKQATEGPCDKPKPGFWDVVNRAKWESWNKLGNMTKDEAMQAYVDELHKIVETMSYNSDVASFLSLEEDDQNCLSNDLELVAGDVLARVRSVHNTPIGSRSVSGASSPIRSASPPRNRHDSDDEFIDTVDSDPETQPAALAPRLSNGHAHQITSQLTHLKVLEQLPGALARLEADVAALRKAVEGDRRLLNQVSRCGAGWRWPWQELSPPTLLLLALWPFLAYRLAARFQRHARS from the exons GTTCATATCAGCCGAGCAATGAGCTGATGTTAAGGTTCTACAGTTACTACAAACAAGCGACGGAAGGGCCATGTGATAAACCCAAGCCCGGCTTTTGGGACGTTGTTAATAG AGCGAAGTGGGAGTCATGGAACAAACTAGGCAATATGACGAAAGACGAAGCGATGCAAGCATATGTAGACGAATTACACAAG ATTGTCGAGACGATGTCATATAACTCTGACGTAGCGTCGTTCTTGTCACTGGAAGAGGACGACCAGAACTGTCTTAGCAATGACCTGGAGTTGGTCGCTGGCGACGTGTTGGCCCGCGTGCGCTCCGTACACAATACCCCTATAG GTTCTCGCTCAGTGAGCGGGGCGTCGTCACCTATACGCAGTGCGTCGCCGCCACGGAACAGACACGACTCCGATGACGAGTTCATAGACACCGTAGAC AGTGATCCTGAGACGCAGCCGGCAGCTCTCGCGCCACGACTCAGCAACGGACATGCACATCAGATCACATCACAACTCACAC ATTTAAAAGTACTAGAGCAGTTGCCAGGCGCGTTGGCTCGGCTTGAAGCTGACGTGGCAGCTCTCAGGAAAGCCGTCGAAGGGGATCGCCGGCTGCTTAAC CAAGTGTCGCGCTGCGGGGCGGGCTGGCGCTGGCCGTGGCAGGAGCTGAGCCCGCCCACATTGCTGCTGCTCGCGCTCTGGCCCTTCCTCGCCTACCGCCTCGCCGCACGCTTCCAGCGTCACGCGCGCTCCTAA
- the LOC106715185 gene encoding uncharacterized protein LOC106715185, with the protein MMEGMLTQRVTPLLKCVVLFLFIFTAKVLTSRPQESHDTKNNIHHIKASHYVRTFTKYHHRRSIQWNNMQDLADYWPIQDQPKVIGKRSVDTISANDFVSGVDHDLNQLVSESVRNNIVGSFEKNAVSSNKEDAGVQNTVSSQVKQYKVKAAMIVTDAPTTKGPTISCLYKIHNVAMSVTPSYDDEKNAQLVVENEIFDTPGTLSETTLPSGEVAQVEHCSDPRAFCYTLWHQDKEGNITVMGQGCWRSSQTEGCDKCTRVTARLPGSKFCCCTKNYCNADFLSLKEEMVTVKAESTMSSSSQQPKYPSIVASGILALVSVLVIAIMCRNIYCRKTLVKDDLSDATDVEKGDVMGSGPDALATGLLCVDNLNLIEHIGQGKFGSVWRGTLGSTPVAVKLYSNASAWHKEATIYGMPHLAHPNLLRYYGSETRSTMMEGVGREHLVVLELCSSTLRARLERAPLTWLEFATLAHGLAAALAHLHTASGSKPCVVHRDVNSNNVLVSVDGRARLADLGLAQPLPPRRDRAPPTTITEAGTLRYLSPEALEGALDLSGARAALCAVDVFALALVLWEMLWRCAGAHPARAPPYAPPYHHLGLPPQPTLAQMQSLVSRNKARPPLPKGPVPESRALKIATDTCDECWDHDAEARLTAVCVEERMSELKMMLLVQGPVIHDNNLHPHIQGDSNIPSTPETDKNSNCTAAHNGDVSTPLLYTQPHIGRNACIERNTHTHEAHAHAHTAHLVHKSLKDIAADAHVHAPQTQNVLENCLSVARVSRNTMLAQENSDRFNEIRSYQRPLEYVPNDVSSHDVDRRPKQTNLLQDLKTEKPRWGIRKFFERKLGRVAKPLETEVKLIAEGSANSSLQNGRTKTSLIDKPNNITFDRPTNLILNQSGSYNFEGPCTLSPPNRTLSPTMMMESENRDRVFKELPSRDEKESRNQIFAVIVPKAKPADVGNMSKTSRGSSESLNKNSIRTSMSSQSNFKAGNSESEDSTAKKRLSCDNRIISNSSNSGRSSRASINLELQYIDTNHTEQNDSPFDIHSDCSSSEDENLMLLSENGGSKITMQTIPKIENDKKRQQNEVLKETGQTKTDYGFNKYANKYANFDNEFSDPNDKENAVNGYSGDNPVYLAALNGEIDTTDFKYLTPPTDNGESSPKSPKPSLKSLSIKRQHSLEHVSEIFSSSGSVNLQNPAGRVKTPGDLPVAVRRARRDRALQKGRASECNRLSLYDDRMMFGNSL; encoded by the exons ATGATGGAAGGAATGTTGACCCAAAGAGTAACACCGCTTTTAAAATGtgtcgttttatttttgttcattttcaCTGCGAAAGTATTAACGTCACGACCTCAAGAATCTCACGACACGAAAAACAACATACATCATATAAAAGCCTCTCACTATGTGAGGACTTTTACCAAGTACCATCACAGAAGAAGTATTCAGTGGAACAATATGCAAGATTTAGCTGACTACTGGCCTATCCAAGACCAGCCCAAGGTCATAGGTAAAAGAAGTGTAGATACAATTAGTGCAAATGATTTTGTGAGCGGTGTTGATCACGATTTAAATCAACTTGTTTCTGAGTCTGTGAGGAACAACATTGTGGGTTCATTTGAGAAAAATGCTGTCAGTTCAAATAAGGAAGATGCTGGAGTTCAAAATACGGTATCAAGCCAAGTGAAACAGTACAAAGTGAAGGCAGCTATGATTGTTACTGATGCTCCAACTACAAAAGGGCCAACAATATCATGCCTTTATAAGATTCATAATGTAGCTATGAGTGTTACACCTTCCTATGATGATGAGAAGAATGCTCAATTAGTtgttgaaaatgaaatatttg aTACTCCTGGCACCCTGTCTGAGACAACACTGCCAAGTGGTGAAGTGGCCCAGGTAGAGCATTGCTCTGACCCTCGAGCTTTCTGCTATACACTCTGGCATCAAGACAAGGAGGGCAATATTACAGTAATGGGTCAag GTTGTTGGCGTTCTTCTCAAACAGAGGGCTGTGACAAATGTACTAGAGTGACAGCCCGTCTGCCGGGCAGCAAATTCTGTTGTTGTACTAAAAACTATTGTAATGCTGATTTCC TTTCCCTAAAAGAAGAAATGGTAACTGTTAAAGCGGAGTCCACAATGAGCAGTTCCTCGCAACAACCAAAGTATCCAAGTATTGTTGCTTCAGGCATCTTAGCTCTAGTTTCGGTGCTGGTAATAGCCATAATGTGTAGGAACATATACTGCAGAAAGACACTTGTGAAGGATGATTTAAGTGACGCTACCGATGTTGAGAAAG GTGATGTCATGGGAAGTGGTCCAGATGCATTAGCAACGGGTTTGCTATGTGTGGATAACCTTAATCTTATTGAACATATAG GTCAGGGTAAGTTTGGGTCTGTGTGGCGCGGAACGTTAGGCTCAACGCCGGTTGCTGTCAAACTTTACAGCAACGCTTCCGCCTGGCACAAAGAGGCGACAATATATGGCATGCCCCATCTTGCACACCCTAATCTACTGCGATACtatg GCAGCGAGACCAGGTCCACGATGATGGAGGGTGTGGGTCGCGAGCACCTCGTTGTACTAGAGTTGTGCTCGAGTACATTGCGCGCGCGGCTCGAGCGAGCGCCTCTCACTTGGTTGGAGTTCGCAACGCTTGCGCACGGCCTCGCCGCCGCACTCGCACATCTACATACCGCCA GCGGTAGCAAGCCTTGCGTGGTGCATCGCGACGTGAACAGCAACAATGTGCTGGTGTCTGTGGACGGACGCGCAAGACTCGCCGACCTCGGCCTCGCGCAGCCACTGCCCCCGCGCCGCGACCGCGCTCCTCCCACCACTATCACTGAG gCAGGAACTCTCCGCTACTTATCGCCTGAAGCATTAGAAGGCGCGTTGGATCTGAGCGGTGCGCGTGCGGCTCTGTGCGCGGTGGATGTGTTCGCGCTGGCGCTGGTGCTGTGGGAGATGCTGTGGCGGTGCGCAGGCGCACACCCCGCCCGCGCCCCGCCCTACGCCCCGCCCTACCATCACCTCGGCCTGCCCCCTCAACCTACGCTTGCACAGATGCAG AGTCTAGTTTCCCGCAACAAGGCTCGTCCGCCGCTACCCAAAGGTCCAGTGCCTGAGTCGCGCGCGCTCAAGATAGCCACCGACACTTGCGATGAATGCTGGGATCATGATGCAGAGGCGAG ATTAACGGCGGTGTGCGTTGAGGAACGTATGTCAGAACTGAAGATGATGTTATTGGTACAAGGTCCTGTCATACACGACAATAACTTGCACCCGCATATACAGG GAGATTCAAACATACCATCGACGCCGGAAACTGACAAGAATTCAAACTGCACGGCGGCTCACAATGGTGACGTCAGCACTCCCCTCTTGTACACGCAGCCGCACATCGGCCGCAATGCGTGCATAGAGCGCAACACGCACACGCACGaagcgcacgcgcacgcgcacACCGCACACCTCGTACACAAGAGTCTCAAGGACATCGCCGCAGACGCGCACGTGCACGCGCCGCAAACACAAAATGTACTCGAAAACTGCCTCTCCGTAGCCAGAGTTAGCAGAAACACAATGTTAGCACAAGAAAACTCGGACAGGTTCAACGAAATACGATCCTATCAAAGACCACTGGAGTACGTACCCAATGACGTCAGCTCCCATGATGTAGATCGAAGACCGAAACAAACGAATCTCCTCCAAGATTTGAAAACAGAAAAACCGAGATGGGGTATACGAAAGTTCTTCGAACGGAAACTAGGCAGAGTCGCAAAACCTCTAGAAACTGAAGTGAAATTAATCGCCGAAGGATCTGCCAATAGTTCGTTACAAAATGGTAGAACAAAAACTTCTCTAATAGATAAACCGAACAATATTACATTCGATAGACctacgaatttaattttaaatcagagCGGGTCATACAATTTTGAAGGACCTTGCACTCTATCCCCTCCAAATCGAACTTTATCGCCCACGATGATGATGGAATCGGAGAATCGAGATAGAGTCTTCAAGGAATTACCTTCGAGGGACGAAAAAGAATCGAGGAATCAAATATTTGCCGTCATAGTTCCCAAAGCGAAACCGGCCGATGTCGGAAATATGAGCAAAACGTCGCGAGGGAGCTCCGAGAGTTTGAACAAAAATTCAATTCGTACTTCAATGTCCTCGCAGAGTAATTTCAAAGCAGGCAATTCGGAATCCGAGGATTCTACGGCGAAGAAGAGACTCAGCTGCGATAACAGAATCATATCTAACTCGTCAAATAGCGGACGATCTTCTAGAGCGAGTATTAATCTAGAACTTCAGTACATCGATACTAATCATACGGAACAAAACGATAGTCCTTTCGATATACATTCTGATTGTTCGAGCAGCGAGGACGAGAATCTCATGTTGTTATCCGAAAACGGCGGCTCAAAAATCACAATGCAGACGATTCCGAAAATCGAGAACGACAAGAAACGTCAACAGAACGAAGTTCTCAAAGAGACCGGTCAAACGAAAACCGATTACGGATTTAACAAATATGCCAACAAGTATGCGAACTTCGATAACGAATTCAGCGATCCGAATGACAAGGAGAACGCTGTTAATGGATACAGCGGGGATAATCCTGTATATTTAGCCGCTTTGAATGGAGAAATCGATACTACggattttaaatatctcaCACCACCAACTGATAATGGTGAAAGTAGCCCAAAATCACCGAAACCgtctttaaaatctttatctaTAAAACGACAACATTCCTTAGAACACGTCAGTGAAATATTCTCGTCATCGGGAAGTGTGAATTTACAAAACCCCGCGGGTCGTGTGAAGACGCCCGGGGACTTGCCGGTGGCGGTGCGGCGCGCGAGGCGAGACAGAGCGCTGCAGAAAGGCCGCGCGAGTGAGTGCAACAGACTGAGTCTATACGATGACAGAATGATGTTCGGCAATAGCTTGTAA
- the LOC106715305 gene encoding carnosine N-methyltransferase isoform X1 — translation MNLKSGLSISLLVADKNNIINMSSLSANDEIDEAKEREHFKAVVTAFKYYKLCGIERIHKSENIISKLPQSHQRRLEKYRAYLSKFRKCLDVNNSIVHLIIKDVDTMFENVDHSNTDISGTNGTESFGCNYNNCEITSHKQHKMQHDVEKVQSVLKNIVRDWSEMGAAERKQCYGPILNELDVRYPLEEFSDRSRIKVLVPGAGLGRLAWEVANRGYTCQGNEFSLFMLFASNFVINRCSDVNMHTVYPWLHQYVNNLTCDHQLRAAMFPDVKPSMDRPKYNFSMTAGDFLKVYKEANEWNCVASCFFIDCAPNVIEFIERIYTILMPGGYWINLGPLLYHYSDMPTENSIEPPYDILLDIIRDVGFEILQERTGVKTKYAQNPNSMMQHEYDSVFFVCRKPFGV, via the exons ATGAATCTGAAAAGCGGACTGTCCATTTcg TTATTAGTTGCAGATAAgaataatatcataaatatgtCTTCACTGTCGGCAAACGATGAAATTGATGAAGCTAAAGAGCGTGAGCATTTCAAAGCCGTGGTCAccgcttttaaatattataa gttATGCGGTATTGAAAGGATCCATAAATCGGAAAACATTATATCCAAGCTTCCTCAAAGTCATCAAAGGCGCTTAGAAAAGTACCGAGCTTATCTCTCTAAGTTTAGAAAATGCTTAGACGTGAACAATAGtattgttcatttaattataaaagatgtGGACACCATGTTTGAGAATGTGGATCACAGCAATACTGATATATCTGGTACGAATGGCACGGAGAGTTTTGGTTGCAATTACAATAACTGCGAGATAACATCACATAAGCAACATAAAATGCAACATGATGTTGAAAAG GTACAATcggtgttaaaaaatatagtgagGGATTGGAGTGAAATGGGTGCAGCTGAACGTAAACAATGTTATGGGCCCATATTGAATGAACTTGATGTCCGATACCCACTCGAGGAGTTCAG TGATAGATCACGGATAAAAGTGTTGGTTCCTGGAGCGGGACTTGGGCGGTTAGCATGGGAGGTTGCCAACAGGGGCTACACATGCCAAGGGAATGAGTTTTCACTGTTTATGCTGTTTGCAAGTAACTTTGTAATCAACAGGTGTTCAGat GTGAATATGCATACTGTCTATCCGTGGTTACATCAATACGTGAACAATCTAACATGCGATCATCAACTTCGTGCCGCCATGTTCCCCGACGTAAAGCCGTCCATGGACAGACCAAAGTATAATTTCTCAATGACCGCAGGAGATTTTCTTAAG GTGTATAAAGAAGCGAATGAATGGAACTGCGTGGCGTCATGCTTCTTCATAGATTGTGCGCCCAATGTTATAGAGTTTATTGAACGGATATACACTATCTTGATGCCGGGAGGTTACTGGATCAACCTAGGACCTCTACTCTATCATTACAg tgaTATGCCAACAGAGAATAGTATAGAGCCGCCATATGATATTCTATTGGATATTATTAGAGATGTAGGGTTTGAGATATTG CAAGAGCGTACGGGAGTGAAGACGAAATACGCACAAAACCCGAATTCAATGATGCAGCATGAATATGACTCTGTGTTCTTTGTTTGCAGGAAGCCTTTCGGTGTTTAA
- the LOC106715305 gene encoding carnosine N-methyltransferase isoform X2, translated as MSSLSANDEIDEAKEREHFKAVVTAFKYYKLCGIERIHKSENIISKLPQSHQRRLEKYRAYLSKFRKCLDVNNSIVHLIIKDVDTMFENVDHSNTDISGTNGTESFGCNYNNCEITSHKQHKMQHDVEKVQSVLKNIVRDWSEMGAAERKQCYGPILNELDVRYPLEEFSDRSRIKVLVPGAGLGRLAWEVANRGYTCQGNEFSLFMLFASNFVINRCSDVNMHTVYPWLHQYVNNLTCDHQLRAAMFPDVKPSMDRPKYNFSMTAGDFLKVYKEANEWNCVASCFFIDCAPNVIEFIERIYTILMPGGYWINLGPLLYHYSDMPTENSIEPPYDILLDIIRDVGFEILQERTGVKTKYAQNPNSMMQHEYDSVFFVCRKPFGV; from the exons atgtCTTCACTGTCGGCAAACGATGAAATTGATGAAGCTAAAGAGCGTGAGCATTTCAAAGCCGTGGTCAccgcttttaaatattataa gttATGCGGTATTGAAAGGATCCATAAATCGGAAAACATTATATCCAAGCTTCCTCAAAGTCATCAAAGGCGCTTAGAAAAGTACCGAGCTTATCTCTCTAAGTTTAGAAAATGCTTAGACGTGAACAATAGtattgttcatttaattataaaagatgtGGACACCATGTTTGAGAATGTGGATCACAGCAATACTGATATATCTGGTACGAATGGCACGGAGAGTTTTGGTTGCAATTACAATAACTGCGAGATAACATCACATAAGCAACATAAAATGCAACATGATGTTGAAAAG GTACAATcggtgttaaaaaatatagtgagGGATTGGAGTGAAATGGGTGCAGCTGAACGTAAACAATGTTATGGGCCCATATTGAATGAACTTGATGTCCGATACCCACTCGAGGAGTTCAG TGATAGATCACGGATAAAAGTGTTGGTTCCTGGAGCGGGACTTGGGCGGTTAGCATGGGAGGTTGCCAACAGGGGCTACACATGCCAAGGGAATGAGTTTTCACTGTTTATGCTGTTTGCAAGTAACTTTGTAATCAACAGGTGTTCAGat GTGAATATGCATACTGTCTATCCGTGGTTACATCAATACGTGAACAATCTAACATGCGATCATCAACTTCGTGCCGCCATGTTCCCCGACGTAAAGCCGTCCATGGACAGACCAAAGTATAATTTCTCAATGACCGCAGGAGATTTTCTTAAG GTGTATAAAGAAGCGAATGAATGGAACTGCGTGGCGTCATGCTTCTTCATAGATTGTGCGCCCAATGTTATAGAGTTTATTGAACGGATATACACTATCTTGATGCCGGGAGGTTACTGGATCAACCTAGGACCTCTACTCTATCATTACAg tgaTATGCCAACAGAGAATAGTATAGAGCCGCCATATGATATTCTATTGGATATTATTAGAGATGTAGGGTTTGAGATATTG CAAGAGCGTACGGGAGTGAAGACGAAATACGCACAAAACCCGAATTCAATGATGCAGCATGAATATGACTCTGTGTTCTTTGTTTGCAGGAAGCCTTTCGGTGTTTAA
- the LOC106715306 gene encoding protein KTI12 homolog, which produces MPLIIICGTPVSGKTNRANELKEFFEKKHGKRVEIISEEEAIIVLGYDKNSTYLDSQKEKRVRGHLKSEVIRLIGKDSVVILDGSNYIKGYRYELYCASKVCKSTQCTIYTIRNHDEAWEDNKKLLNNANINENIDVPENNSPLNKQPVAYTEEVFNALTKFRFEEPNSNHRWDSPLFTVQPSDNLDLDAIYSVLFEKKPPPPNMSTQNPPLSSTNFLYELDKVTQSISKQILDAKQLNMDEVRFPDYPGCSLEAGFIQNINPQKLLRLRRQFLTYAKMNHSNEEINKIGRYFIQYLNKTLTD; this is translated from the exons ATgccattaattataatatgtggAACACCAGTAAGTGGTAAGACAAATAGAGCAAATGAACTCAAAGAGTTTTTCGAGAAAAAACATGGGAAACGTGTTGAGATTATATCCGAAGAAGAAGCAATAATAGTTTTAGGATATGATAAAAACTCCACGTACCTGGATTCACAGAAAGAAAAAAGAGTTAGAGGACACCTAAAGTCAGAGGTTATTAGACTAATAGGCAAAGACAGTGTTGTCATTTTGGATGGAAGCAATTATATCAAAG gttaTCGCTATGAACTATATTGTGCATCAAAGGTATGTAAATCAACGCAATGCACAATTTATACAATACGTAATCATGATGAAGCGTGggaagataataaaaaattgctaaataatgctaatataaatgaaaacatagATGTACCAGAAAATAACAGTCCATTAAACAAGCAACCGGTAGCATATACTGAAGAAGTATTCAATGCATTGACTAAATTTAG ATTTGAAGAACCAAACTCAAACCACAGATGGGACAGTCCATTGTTTACTGTACAGCCCAGTGACAATCTTGATTTAGATGCTATTTATAGTGTTCTATTTGAGAAGAAGCCACCTCCGCCAAATATGAGCACAcaaaat CCACCACTCAGTTCAACAAACTTTCTCTATGAATTGGACAAAGTGACTCAATCAATATCAAAACAGATTTTAGATGCTAAACAACTGAATATGGATGAGGTCAGATTCCCCGACTATCCGGGCTGCTCATTAGAAGCTGGATTTATCCAAAATATTAATCCTCAAAAACTACTAAGATTAAGAAGGCAATTCTTAACATACGCCAAGATGAATCATTCAAATGaagagataaataaaattggaagatattttatacaatatttaaataaaacacttacagattaa
- the LOC106715268 gene encoding U-scoloptoxin(01)-Cw1a, whose amino-acid sequence MLFLALVVTSTGQLRDYYHDLHLPHDPPLYPVFAQPPPTQFSCSGRTIGYYADVQSGCQAFHFCWHRRVISTELCTNGTLFNEQFQVCDHFYNVRCGSPYEDL is encoded by the exons atgttatttttag CGCTGGTCGTGACATCTACTGGCCAACTACGCGACTACTACCACGACCTGCACTTACCTCATGACCCGCCGCTGTATCCCGTGTTCGCTCAGCCGCCGCCCACACAATTCAGCTGTTCTGGTAGAACTATCGGGTACTATGCAGATGTTCAATCTGGTTGCCag GCTTTTCATTTCTGCTGGCACCGGCGTGTGATAAGCACGGAGCTGTGTACCAATGgaacattatttaatgaacaatTTCAG GTGTGTGATCATTTTTATAACGTCCGCTGTGGATCTCCGTATGAAGATTTATAa
- the LOC106715186 gene encoding probable chitinase 2 translates to MVKLLWIAFLIGMVSVLDGQTLGGPMHGKVVVCYIGTWATYRPGDGQFDLEHLEPSLCTHIVYSFAGLDETTLGIKSLDTWHDLEKNNGSSGYRGLVALKRRYPHLKVTIAIGGWNEGSRKFSTMAETAENRAKFIKSVLVFLDVYKFDGLDLDWEYPAKRDGRPIDRANFVLLVKELKEAFEPKGYLLTAALGAGKETMDAAYDMHKLSRYLDFIHMMCYDYHGTWDGVVGANAPLRGTSDDDVLSVEYTIKYLLENGVSPYKMVLGVPLYGRTFILNNDAQDIEFGRTPVQQTGFKGPYTREAGFMGYNEICMEITNKSSKWTHHWHDQSATPYLRDGKRIITYDNTRSIAIKVKTAMEYNLGGIMVWSIDTDDFRGLCEKDRETETYHEFVQSYNRIVDDPIMKKALKSLNLPDGGRIENLSRQRAYVLSNNKLQLRLPTSQYPNYALMHAINDATTLALEEKRILDEMNRVMKQNEIPDEPDSANRLSIKPIRIIQLAEKRLAAAKNVNEKKYFIRSTTRPINHSGRL, encoded by the exons atggtGAAATTATTATGGATCGCATTTCTAATTGGAATGGTGTCCGTTTTGGATGGACAAACCTTGGGCG GTCCAATGCACGGTAAAGTGGTGGTCTGCTACATCGGCACGTGGGCGACATACCGTCCGGGCGACGGTCAGTTCGACCTAGAACATCTGGAGCCCTCACTTTGCACACACATCGTCTACTCCTTCGCAGGACTTGATGAGACTACGTTGGGAATTAAGAGTTTAG aTACTTGGCATGACTTGGAAAAGAACAACGGCAGTTCAGGCTACCGAGGCCTCGTGGCGTTGAAGAGGCGCTACCCTCATCTCAAGGTCACCATCGCTATCGGCGGCTGGAATGAGGGCTCCAGAAAGTTTTCTACTATGGCAGAAACAGCAGAGAATAGAGCCAAGTTTATTAAGAGTGTTCTCGTCTTTCTTGA cGTATACAAATTCGACGGACTCGACTTGGACTGGGAGTACCCGGCGAAGAGAGACGGCAGGCCTATTGATAGAGCTAACTTTGTTTTACTAGTAAAG gAACTGAAAGAAGCTTTCGAGCCCAAAGGCTACCTACTGACAGCTGCGCTCGGTGCGGGCAAAGAGACGATGGACGCAGCTTACGACATGCACAAGCTGAGTCGTTACCTAGATTTCATCCACATGATGTGCTACGATTACCACGGCACTTGGGACGGTGTGGTCGGTGCTAACGCGCCACTTAGAGGCACTAGCGATGATGATGTACTCAGTGTG GAATACACTATTAAGTACTTGTTAGAGAACGGCGTCAGTCCCTACAAAATGGTTCTCGGGGTGCCATTGTATGGCCGTACCTTTATTCTCAACAATGATGCCCAAGATATTGAATTCGGACGCACGCCTGTTCAGCAAACTGGTTTCAAAGGACCGTATACAAGAGAGGCTGGCTTCATGGGATATAACGAG aTCTGTATGGAAATAACGAACAAATCATCAAAATGGACTCACCACTGGCACGATCAATCCGCCACTCCATACTTACGTGATGGCAAACGGATAATCACCTATGACAATACTAGATCCATCGCTATTAAAGTCAA AACTGCCATGGAGTACAACCTGGGCGGCATCATGGTGTGGAGTATAGATACTGACGACTTCAGAGGCTTATGTGAGAAGGACAGGGAAACTGAGACGTATCATGAATTTGTACAATCTTACAACCGAATCGTCGACGACCCGATTATGAAGAAAGCTTTAAAATCTCTCAATCTACCGGATG gtGGTCGCATTGAAAATTTGAGTCGACAAAGAGCATACGTCCTGTCAAACAACAAACTCCAGCTACGTCTCCCAACTTCGCAGTACCCCAACTACGCTCTAATGCACGCTATCAATGATGCCACTACTCTAGCTCTAGAAGAGAAGAGAATATTAGATGAAATGAACAGAGTTATGAAGCAGAATGAAATACCCGATGAACCGGATTCTGCAAATCGTCTTAGTATAA AGCCCATACGCATTATTCAATTAGCCGAGAAGCGGTTAGCCGCAGCCAAAAatgtgaatgaaaaaaaatattttattcgctCTACAACACGTCCGATAAATCACTCTGGTCGCTTGTAG